One region of Roseicitreum antarcticum genomic DNA includes:
- a CDS encoding component of SufBCD complex — protein sequence MDFLEVVFRLIDLRSFSNIWFWVVLAVMWSTLSHFVIGVPFDLVQRARRRGGQALSDLETLAHIQARRRVQLFASAGPAMVGVGAAGLSMLLVLGFLYGVELAQAVFLLLGPASLTALMGLRIARAIAERGEMGNDLIRRLSRHRFLVQGLGMAAIFLTAIWGMWQNMSISVLGL from the coding sequence TTGGACTTTCTGGAGGTGGTGTTCCGGTTGATCGATTTGCGGTCGTTCTCCAATATCTGGTTTTGGGTCGTGCTGGCGGTGATGTGGTCGACCCTGTCGCATTTTGTCATCGGCGTGCCTTTCGACCTGGTGCAGCGCGCGCGCCGCCGGGGCGGGCAGGCATTGTCGGATCTGGAGACGTTGGCCCATATCCAGGCGCGCCGCCGGGTTCAGCTGTTTGCCAGCGCAGGCCCGGCCATGGTGGGCGTGGGCGCGGCGGGCCTTTCGATGCTTCTGGTGCTTGGGTTCCTTTATGGGGTCGAACTGGCGCAGGCGGTGTTTTTGCTGCTCGGCCCGGCCTCGCTGACCGCATTGATGGGGCTACGGATCGCCCGCGCCATTGCCGAGCGGGGTGAGATGGGCAACGACCTGATCCGCCGCTTGTCGCGCCATCGCTTTTTGGTGCAGGGTCTGGGGATGGCTGCGATCTTCCTCACCGCGATCTGGGGCATGTGGCAGAACATGTCGATCAGCGTGCTGGGGCTTTGA
- a CDS encoding HD domain-containing protein, whose product MKQPRAWQRMLSGRRLDLLDPTPVDIEVGDIAHGLAFVARWNGQTMGDWPYSVAEHSLLVEDLYGRANPAAPPRWRLAALLHDAPEYVIGDMISPVKAAVGPGYGGLEQRLTAAIHLRFGLPAALPLTVKRAIKRADRVSAWLEATQIAGFSEAEANRLFGTPDAAIAQNFRIEPQPPAVVRAAFVARHAALLALC is encoded by the coding sequence ATGAAACAGCCGCGCGCGTGGCAACGCATGCTCTCGGGGCGCAGGCTGGACCTGTTGGACCCAACGCCAGTGGATATCGAGGTCGGGGATATTGCACACGGCCTGGCCTTCGTGGCGCGCTGGAACGGGCAGACCATGGGCGACTGGCCCTATTCGGTCGCCGAGCATTCGCTGCTGGTGGAAGACCTGTACGGTCGCGCCAATCCTGCCGCGCCCCCGCGCTGGCGGCTGGCAGCCCTGCTGCATGACGCGCCGGAATACGTTATCGGCGACATGATATCGCCGGTCAAAGCGGCGGTGGGACCGGGTTATGGCGGGCTGGAACAGCGTTTGACGGCGGCGATCCACCTGCGTTTTGGGCTGCCCGCCGCCCTGCCCCTGACAGTAAAACGCGCGATCAAGCGGGCCGACCGCGTGTCGGCATGGCTGGAGGCGACACAAATCGCAGGGTTTTCAGAGGCCGAGGCGAACCGCCTGTTTGGCACGCCCGATGCAGCAATCGCGCAGAATTTCCGCATCGAACCCCAACCGCCCGCTGTGGTCCGCGCCGCCTTCGTCGCGCGGCACGCAGCGCTGTTGGCCCTGTGCTGA
- the preA gene encoding NAD-dependent dihydropyrimidine dehydrogenase subunit PreA encodes MANLTSNFIGIKSPNPFWLASAPPTDKAYNVVRAFQAGWGGVVWKTLGAEGPPVVNVNGPRYGAIWGADRRLLGLNNIELITDRPLEINLQEIKQVKRDWPDRAMVVSLMVPCDEESWQAILARVEDTGADGVELNFGCPHGMAERGMGSAVGQVPEYIEMVTRWVKKHSRMPCIVKLTPNISDIRKPAEAAKRGGADAVSLINTINSITSVNLDTFSPEPMIDGKGTHGGYCGPAVKPIALNMVAEIARSAETQGLPISGIGGVTTWRDAAEYMTLGAGNVQVCTAAMTYGFGIIKEMTAGLSLWMDEKGLTSVDEVVGRAVPNVTDWQYLNLNHITKARINQDLCISCGRCFAACEDTSHQAIAMSPDRVFTVKDDECVACNLCVNVCPVEDCITMETLPAGTTDPRTGEVVPAEYGNWTTHPNNPMAKAAE; translated from the coding sequence ATGGCAAATCTGACAAGCAACTTTATCGGCATCAAATCCCCCAACCCGTTCTGGCTGGCCAGCGCGCCGCCAACCGACAAGGCGTATAACGTGGTGCGCGCCTTTCAGGCCGGTTGGGGTGGGGTGGTCTGGAAGACGTTGGGGGCCGAGGGGCCGCCGGTCGTCAATGTGAACGGTCCACGCTATGGCGCGATCTGGGGCGCAGATCGCCGGTTGCTGGGCCTCAACAACATCGAACTGATTACCGACCGTCCACTGGAGATCAACCTGCAAGAGATCAAGCAGGTGAAACGCGACTGGCCCGACCGTGCGATGGTGGTCAGCCTGATGGTGCCCTGCGATGAAGAAAGCTGGCAGGCCATTCTTGCGCGGGTCGAGGATACTGGCGCCGACGGGGTCGAACTGAACTTCGGCTGCCCGCATGGCATGGCTGAACGCGGCATGGGCAGCGCCGTGGGGCAGGTGCCGGAATATATCGAGATGGTGACGCGGTGGGTCAAGAAACACTCGCGCATGCCCTGTATTGTCAAACTGACGCCGAACATCTCGGACATCCGCAAACCCGCCGAGGCGGCAAAGCGCGGCGGGGCCGACGCGGTCAGCCTGATCAACACGATCAACTCGATCACGTCGGTCAACCTCGATACTTTCAGCCCGGAACCGATGATCGACGGCAAGGGCACCCATGGCGGCTATTGCGGCCCGGCGGTGAAGCCGATCGCCTTGAACATGGTGGCGGAAATCGCGCGCTCTGCGGAAACGCAGGGCTTGCCGATCAGCGGTATCGGCGGCGTGACGACATGGCGCGACGCTGCGGAATACATGACGCTGGGTGCGGGCAACGTGCAGGTCTGCACCGCCGCGATGACCTATGGCTTCGGCATCATCAAGGAAATGACCGCCGGGTTGTCGCTTTGGATGGATGAGAAGGGCCTGACCTCGGTTGATGAGGTGGTGGGCCGCGCGGTGCCCAACGTGACCGACTGGCAGTACCTCAACCTCAACCACATCACCAAGGCGCGGATCAATCAGGACCTGTGCATCAGCTGCGGGCGCTGTTTCGCGGCGTGTGAGGATACCAGCCATCAGGCCATCGCCATGTCGCCAGACCGGGTGTTCACGGTGAAGGATGACGAATGCGTCGCATGCAACCTGTGTGTGAATGTCTGCCCGGTCGAGGATTGCATCACCATGGAAACCCTGCCCGCAGGCACGACCGATCCGCGCACCGGCGAGGTCGTTCCGGCGGAATACGGCAACTGGACCACGCATCCCAACAACCCGATGGCGAAAGCGGCGGAATAG
- a CDS encoding NAD(P)-dependent oxidoreductase, translating to MSPAPTTPGIVAGRLEPDAYVANFDDIYPEYDPHEARVAADRCYFCYDAPCITACPTAIDIPLFIRQIQAGQPEAAARTIFDQNILGGMCARVCPTETLCEGACVREAAEGKPVEIGRLQRYATDGLVDAGVHPYDRAAPTGKRVAVVGAGPAGLACAHRLAMLGHDVTLMDARAKPGGLNEYGIAAYKAAGGFAQAEVDWLMQIGGITLRSGVALGHDATLTDLRTDYDAVFLGMGLGGVNALGVPGDDRHGVHDAVEFIADLRQISDLSALPIGRHVVVIGGGMTAVDAAVQSRLLGSEHVTMVYRRGREAMGASDYELSHAANAGVRIITNAMPMSVHGNGAVREIEFGYTRSGDAGLEPTGETFRLPADQVFRAIGQTLSGAPDALEIARGKIAVTGAGRTSAAGVWAGGDCAAGGDDLTVTAVAQGRDAAMDIHASLTA from the coding sequence ATGTCTCCTGCGCCTACCACCCCCGGTATCGTTGCCGGGCGGCTTGAGCCCGATGCCTATGTGGCAAACTTTGATGACATTTATCCCGAATACGATCCGCATGAAGCGCGCGTCGCGGCAGACCGCTGCTATTTCTGCTATGACGCGCCCTGCATAACCGCCTGCCCCACGGCCATAGACATCCCGCTCTTCATCCGCCAGATTCAGGCTGGTCAGCCCGAGGCTGCGGCGCGCACGATTTTCGATCAGAACATCCTGGGCGGCATGTGCGCCCGTGTCTGCCCGACCGAGACGCTGTGCGAAGGTGCGTGCGTGCGCGAGGCGGCCGAGGGCAAGCCGGTAGAGATCGGACGTCTGCAACGCTACGCCACCGACGGTCTGGTTGACGCGGGCGTGCATCCCTATGACCGCGCCGCGCCCACGGGTAAACGCGTGGCGGTTGTGGGGGCTGGGCCTGCGGGGCTGGCCTGTGCGCATCGGCTGGCAATGCTGGGCCATGACGTCACGCTGATGGATGCGCGCGCCAAACCCGGCGGGCTGAACGAATATGGCATCGCGGCCTACAAGGCGGCGGGCGGTTTCGCGCAGGCAGAGGTCGACTGGCTGATGCAGATCGGCGGGATCACCCTGCGCAGCGGTGTGGCTTTGGGCCACGACGCGACACTGACTGACCTGAGGACGGACTATGACGCGGTGTTCCTTGGCATGGGATTGGGCGGGGTCAATGCCCTTGGTGTGCCCGGCGACGACCGGCACGGGGTGCATGATGCGGTGGAATTTATCGCAGACCTGCGCCAGATCAGCGACCTCTCGGCCCTGCCGATCGGACGCCATGTGGTGGTGATCGGCGGCGGCATGACGGCCGTGGATGCCGCCGTGCAATCGCGCCTGCTGGGGTCCGAGCATGTCACCATGGTCTACCGCCGGGGGCGTGAGGCGATGGGTGCGTCGGATTATGAGCTGTCGCACGCGGCCAACGCGGGCGTGCGCATCATCACCAATGCAATGCCAATGTCGGTACATGGCAACGGCGCGGTGCGTGAGATCGAGTTCGGCTATACCCGCAGCGGCGACGCGGGGCTGGAGCCGACGGGCGAGACCTTCCGCCTTCCCGCCGACCAGGTGTTCCGCGCCATCGGCCAAACGCTGAGCGGCGCGCCGGACGCGCTGGAAATCGCGCGCGGCAAGATCGCGGTGACCGGCGCAGGCCGCACCAGCGCGGCCGGTGTCTGGGCGGGCGGCGATTGCGCGGCGGGCGGCGATGACCTGACCGTCACTGCCGTGGCGCAGGGCCGCGACGCGGCGATGGATATTCATGCAAGCCTGACGGCGTGA
- a CDS encoding site-specific tyrosine recombinase XerD — protein sequence MSPDAAPNMAEGPAPADDLRWIATFLEAQAAEQDSARNTLLAYGRDLRDAQGWLAHRGLRFATASRTDVESYLMSCDAQGLARATRARRLSALRQLYRFAYDEGWRRDNPAIEITGPGKSKRLPGTLSAQEVTALMEAAPRTGRSPVDRLRNACLMEVLYATGMRVSELVSLPVAAARGDPAMLLVRGKGGKERMVPLSAPARVAMTAWLAEWDAAAEAGRAKGKPVPRHLFPSRSADGHMTRIRFYTLIKEICVIAGLDPVRVTPHVLRHAFATHLLAGGADLRVIQTLMGHADVSSTEIYTHVLEDRLRALVMDHHPLADTPPRGDDPAGTA from the coding sequence ATGTCGCCTGACGCCGCGCCAAATATGGCCGAGGGCCCTGCCCCGGCGGATGATCTGCGCTGGATCGCGACCTTCCTTGAGGCGCAGGCCGCCGAACAGGACAGCGCGCGCAACACCCTGCTGGCCTATGGGCGCGACCTGCGCGATGCGCAGGGCTGGCTGGCCCACCGGGGCCTGCGCTTTGCCACGGCAAGCCGCACCGATGTCGAAAGCTATCTGATGTCATGCGACGCGCAGGGGCTGGCCCGCGCCACAAGGGCGCGGCGGCTGTCGGCATTGCGTCAGCTATACCGCTTTGCCTATGATGAAGGCTGGCGGCGCGATAATCCGGCGATCGAGATCACCGGCCCCGGCAAGTCCAAACGCCTGCCCGGCACGCTGAGCGCGCAAGAAGTCACCGCCCTGATGGAGGCCGCCCCCCGCACAGGGCGCAGCCCCGTTGACCGGCTGCGCAATGCCTGTCTGATGGAGGTTCTTTATGCCACGGGCATGCGCGTATCCGAACTGGTCAGCCTGCCGGTGGCCGCTGCGCGCGGCGATCCTGCCATGCTGCTGGTGCGCGGCAAGGGCGGCAAGGAACGCATGGTGCCGCTGTCAGCGCCCGCGCGCGTGGCGATGACAGCGTGGCTGGCCGAATGGGACGCTGCGGCCGAGGCCGGTCGCGCGAAGGGCAAACCGGTACCACGCCACCTCTTCCCCTCGCGCAGCGCCGACGGGCACATGACGCGTATCCGGTTCTACACGCTGATCAAGGAAATCTGCGTCATAGCCGGGCTTGACCCGGTGCGCGTCACGCCGCATGTGCTGCGCCATGCGTTTGCCACCCACCTGCTGGCCGGCGGGGCCGATCTTCGCGTCATCCAGACGCTGATGGGGCATGCCGATGTCTCCTCGACCGAGATCTACACCCATGTGCTGGAAGACCGGCTGCGCGCGCTGGTCATGGATCACCACCCGCTGGCCGATACCCCACCAAGGGGCGATGACCCAGCCGGGACGGCATGA
- a CDS encoding HlyC/CorC family transporter: MESGGAPLDLTFWLTVAAIIGLLVVSGFFSGSETALTASSRGKLRAQADKGTRGAASALKVTEDTERLIGAVLLGNNMVNILAASLATALFTQVFGESGVALATLVMTLLVLIFAEVLPKTFAITNPERAAGMVAPVIRVVVVVFSPVVSVVRFIVRAMLSVVGVQTDPNSQILSFHEEIAGALALGHSEGSVQKEDRDRLLGALDLSERTVEEIMLHRSQIEMINADDPVEDIIAQALNSSHTRLPAYRGEQENIIGVLHSRDLMREVHRLVTEAQGDYSAISALSLASVAREAYFVPDTTPLDEQMRQFLHRRSHFAMVVDEYGALRGLITLEDILEEIVGEIEDEHDKGDTAALERNEVGDVLVDGGMTIRDLNRAMEWSLPDEEANTIAGLVIHEAQTIPSEGQVFKFHGFRFEVVEREDNRLTRLKLREMVKTH; this comes from the coding sequence ATGGAAAGCGGCGGGGCGCCTCTGGACCTGACATTCTGGCTGACAGTGGCAGCGATCATCGGGCTTCTGGTGGTCTCTGGCTTCTTTTCGGGCAGTGAGACCGCACTTACAGCGTCCAGCCGGGGCAAGCTGCGCGCGCAGGCCGACAAGGGCACACGGGGTGCCGCCAGCGCGCTGAAAGTGACCGAAGATACCGAACGCCTGATCGGCGCGGTGCTGCTGGGCAACAACATGGTCAACATTCTGGCAGCCTCGCTGGCGACCGCGCTTTTCACGCAGGTCTTTGGCGAAAGCGGGGTAGCGCTGGCCACGCTGGTCATGACGCTGCTGGTCCTGATCTTTGCCGAGGTCCTTCCAAAGACCTTCGCCATTACGAATCCCGAACGCGCCGCGGGCATGGTTGCGCCGGTGATCCGCGTCGTGGTGGTGGTCTTCTCGCCCGTCGTATCGGTTGTGCGGTTTATCGTGCGCGCCATGCTGAGCGTTGTGGGGGTGCAGACCGATCCGAACAGCCAGATTCTGTCATTCCACGAGGAAATCGCAGGTGCGCTGGCGCTGGGGCATTCCGAGGGCTCGGTCCAGAAGGAAGACCGCGACCGCCTGCTGGGTGCGCTGGACCTGAGCGAACGCACGGTCGAAGAGATCATGCTGCATCGCAGCCAGATCGAGATGATCAACGCCGATGATCCGGTCGAGGATATCATCGCGCAGGCCCTGAACTCCAGCCACACCCGCCTGCCCGCGTACCGGGGCGAGCAGGAGAACATCATCGGCGTGTTGCACTCGCGCGATCTGATGCGCGAGGTGCATCGCCTGGTTACCGAAGCACAGGGTGACTACAGCGCTATTTCCGCCCTCTCGCTCGCCAGTGTCGCGCGCGAAGCGTATTTCGTGCCCGACACCACGCCGCTGGACGAACAGATGCGACAGTTCCTGCACCGGCGGTCACATTTCGCCATGGTCGTGGATGAATACGGCGCCCTGCGCGGGCTGATCACCCTTGAGGATATTCTGGAGGAAATCGTCGGCGAGATCGAGGATGAACATGACAAGGGCGACACCGCCGCGCTGGAACGCAACGAGGTGGGCGACGTGCTGGTCGACGGCGGCATGACAATCCGCGACCTGAACCGCGCCATGGAATGGTCGCTGCCCGATGAAGAGGCCAATACCATCGCCGGGCTCGTCATCCACGAGGCGCAGACAATCCCCAGCGAAGGACAGGTGTTCAAGTTCCACGGCTTCCGGTTCGAGGTGGTGGAGCGGGAAGACAATCGCCTGACCCGCCTGAAACTGCGCGAGATGGTGAAAACGCATTGA
- the hemB gene encoding porphobilinogen synthase produces the protein MRPTTAAFPAARLRRLRRTRALRDLAQENHLSAADLIWPIFVREGVDVAEPIASMPGVNRLSIDRVVRAAQEAADLGIPAICLFPYTDAALRTEDCAEAWNPENLTNRAIRAIKAEVPDLAIMTDIALDPYNINGHDGLVVGETILNDETVECLVKMGLAQAEAGADILGPSDMMDGRIGALRTALEAAGHRDIAILSYAAKFASAFYGPFRDAVGASGRLVGDKATYQVNPANRLEALRCVARDVDEGADMVMVKPGMPYLDICRAVKDDFGLPTYAYQVSGEYAMLAGAAERGWLDGDKVMLESLMAFRRAGCDGVLTYFAPRVARMLAGRD, from the coding sequence ATGCGCCCCACAACCGCCGCCTTCCCCGCCGCCCGTCTGCGCCGTCTGCGCCGTACCCGCGCCCTGCGCGATCTGGCGCAGGAAAATCATCTGTCCGCCGCCGACCTGATATGGCCAATATTCGTGCGTGAGGGCGTGGATGTCGCGGAACCCATCGCCTCGATGCCCGGGGTCAACCGCCTTTCGATCGACCGGGTGGTCCGCGCTGCGCAGGAGGCAGCCGACCTCGGCATCCCGGCGATCTGCCTCTTTCCCTATACCGACGCGGCGCTGCGCACCGAAGATTGCGCCGAGGCCTGGAACCCGGAAAACCTGACCAACCGCGCGATCCGTGCGATCAAGGCCGAGGTGCCGGACCTGGCGATCATGACCGATATCGCGCTGGACCCCTATAACATCAACGGTCATGACGGGCTGGTCGTGGGCGAGACCATCCTGAACGACGAAACCGTCGAATGCCTGGTCAAGATGGGGCTGGCGCAGGCCGAGGCCGGGGCGGATATCCTGGGCCCTTCAGACATGATGGACGGACGCATCGGCGCGCTGCGCACGGCACTGGAGGCAGCGGGCCACCGCGATATCGCGATCCTGTCCTATGCCGCGAAATTTGCCAGCGCCTTCTATGGCCCATTCCGCGATGCGGTTGGCGCATCGGGGCGGCTGGTGGGCGACAAGGCAACCTATCAGGTCAACCCCGCCAACCGGCTGGAGGCGCTGCGCTGCGTGGCGCGCGACGTGGATGAGGGCGCCGATATGGTCATGGTCAAACCCGGCATGCCCTATCTGGACATCTGCCGCGCGGTAAAGGACGACTTCGGGCTTCCGACCTATGCCTACCAAGTGTCGGGCGAGTACGCGATGCTGGCGGGCGCTGCCGAGCGCGGCTGGCTGGACGGCGACAAGGTGATGCTGGAAAGCCTGATGGCGTTTCGCCGCGCCGGTTGCGACGGGGTGCTGACCTATTTCGCGCCGCGTGTGGCGCGGATGCTGGCGGGGCGGGATTGA
- a CDS encoding SCO family protein → MIKTYTVIAAGLVAVLLGGLASMVFFGQRDEGFAQCRQTTVAGGSGSIGGPFELVDHTGRTVRDTDVIDRPTLIYFGYTFCPDVCPLDNARNAQAADILIDQGVDMQLAFISIDPARDTPEVLAEFVSYMHPEMIGLTGSAEQVRAASQAYKTYYAAQESDDPDYYLVDHTTFSYLVLPEHGFVDVFRRELTPEALAEQVGCFIEAA, encoded by the coding sequence ATGATCAAGACATACACCGTGATTGCCGCCGGGTTGGTGGCGGTACTGTTGGGCGGGCTGGCCTCGATGGTATTTTTCGGCCAACGCGACGAAGGCTTCGCGCAGTGCCGCCAGACAACCGTTGCGGGGGGATCGGGGTCCATCGGCGGCCCGTTCGAACTGGTGGATCACACTGGCCGCACCGTGCGTGACACCGATGTCATCGACCGGCCGACGCTGATATATTTCGGCTACACCTTCTGTCCCGATGTCTGTCCGCTGGACAACGCGCGCAACGCGCAGGCAGCCGATATCTTGATCGATCAGGGCGTCGATATGCAACTGGCGTTCATTTCCATCGACCCCGCGCGGGACACGCCCGAGGTTCTGGCAGAGTTTGTATCCTACATGCATCCCGAAATGATCGGGCTGACCGGCTCTGCAGAGCAGGTGCGCGCCGCTTCGCAGGCCTACAAGACCTATTACGCCGCGCAAGAAAGCGATGATCCTGACTATTACCTCGTGGATCATACTACGTTCAGCTACCTCGTGCTGCCGGAACACGGCTTCGTCGATGTGTTCCGCCGCGAACTAACACCAGAGGCGCTGGCAGAACAGGTGGGGTGCTTCATCGAAGCCGCCTGA
- a CDS encoding ActR/PrrA/RegA family redox response regulator transcription factor, giving the protein MQDVPELDLGPDRSLLLVDDDEVFLRRLARAMEKRGFEVETANCVAGGKAIAGARPPAYAVIDLRLDDGNGLDVVEHLRERRPDSRIVVLTGYGAIATAVAAVKIGATDYLSKPADADEVVHALMASGEALPSPPDNPMSADRVRWEHIQRIYEQCDRNVSETARRLSMHRRTLQRILAKRGPR; this is encoded by the coding sequence ATGCAGGATGTCCCTGAGCTTGACCTCGGCCCAGACCGCTCGCTGCTGTTGGTCGATGATGATGAGGTTTTCCTGCGCCGTCTCGCCCGCGCGATGGAAAAGCGAGGGTTCGAGGTTGAGACGGCAAATTGCGTCGCGGGGGGCAAAGCCATCGCAGGTGCCCGTCCGCCTGCCTATGCCGTGATCGACCTGCGGCTGGACGATGGCAACGGGCTGGACGTGGTGGAACATCTTCGCGAACGCCGTCCCGACAGCCGCATTGTGGTGCTGACCGGATATGGCGCGATCGCGACGGCAGTGGCGGCGGTGAAGATCGGCGCGACCGACTACCTGTCGAAGCCCGCCGATGCCGATGAAGTGGTGCACGCGCTGATGGCCAGCGGCGAGGCGCTGCCATCCCCGCCCGACAACCCGATGTCCGCCGACCGCGTCCGGTGGGAGCATATTCAGCGGATCTACGAGCAATGCGATCGAAACGTGTCCGAGACCGCGCGGCGTCTCAGCATGCACCGTCGCACCCTGCAACGCATTCTGGCCAAACGCGGACCGCGCTGA
- a CDS encoding DMT family transporter — MAEWLLSIAGTAQGAQLATALALMSALAHAIFGALQKGAHDPWLTRGAIDFWLAVLSLPIALFLVPWPNAQMWGFLAGAFFIHFGYKLTMALAYEKAAFTVVYPVVRGTGPVVTVFAAMLIFRESFAPVQWLGIACLSGGILLLALRNLSEETLDLRALKIGLAWAVAGGVMVAIYTTFDAYAIRQAPNPFSFLAWFFLITSLDFPGLALHRYRKMILPPRILPLMVRGIAGAIIAYVSFGGVMLATLVGKVGEAAVLRETSTVFAALIGWFILGEKVGPRRLFLMSLIALGAVLVEIGKR, encoded by the coding sequence ATGGCCGAGTGGCTGTTATCCATCGCCGGGACCGCGCAGGGCGCGCAACTGGCAACTGCGCTGGCTCTCATGTCGGCGCTGGCCCATGCCATCTTCGGGGCGCTGCAAAAGGGCGCGCATGACCCTTGGCTCACGCGGGGCGCGATTGATTTCTGGCTGGCGGTCCTGTCGTTGCCCATTGCCCTGTTTCTGGTGCCATGGCCCAATGCGCAGATGTGGGGCTTTCTGGCAGGCGCCTTCTTCATCCATTTCGGCTACAAACTCACCATGGCGCTGGCCTATGAGAAGGCGGCGTTTACCGTGGTCTACCCGGTGGTGCGCGGCACCGGGCCGGTGGTGACCGTCTTCGCCGCGATGCTGATCTTCCGCGAAAGCTTCGCACCGGTCCAGTGGCTGGGAATCGCCTGCCTGTCCGGAGGCATCTTGCTGCTGGCGCTGCGCAACCTATCCGAAGAAACGTTGGACCTGCGCGCGCTGAAGATCGGCCTGGCCTGGGCGGTGGCGGGCGGAGTAATGGTGGCGATCTACACCACCTTTGACGCCTATGCGATCCGTCAGGCACCCAATCCGTTCAGCTTTCTGGCGTGGTTCTTTCTGATCACCTCACTGGACTTTCCGGGGTTGGCACTGCACCGCTATCGCAAGATGATCCTGCCGCCGCGTATCCTGCCCCTGATGGTGCGCGGTATCGCGGGCGCAATCATCGCCTATGTCAGCTTTGGCGGCGTCATGCTGGCCACGCTGGTCGGCAAGGTCGGCGAGGCGGCCGTGCTGCGCGAAACCTCCACCGTCTTTGCAGCCCTGATCGGCTGGTTCATCCTGGGCGAGAAAGTCGGCCCCCGCCGCCTGTTCCTGATGTCGCTGATCGCGCTTGGCGCCGTGCTGGTCGAGATCGGCAAGCGCTGA
- the aroB gene encoding 3-dehydroquinate synthase — MRDQVHVALGARAYDVVIGTGLLADAGGLIAPLLHRPRVAVLTDETVAGLHLEALRAGLAAAGVSMTALALPPGEGTKNWTQLGRAAEWLLAQQVERRDMVVALGGGVIGDLAGFAASVLRRGVRFVQIPTSLLAQVDSSVGGKTGINTPQGKNLIGAFHQPSLVLADIDLLSTMPPRDFLAGYGEVVKYGLLGDLAFFEWLEAHAPAMAAGDVAARLRAVTRAVQMKAEIVARDETEQGERALLNLGHTFCHALEAATGYDGARLLHGEGVAIGCALAFDLSARMGLCAQETPGRVRAHLRAMGMKTDLGDIPGDLPGAGDMMALMAQDKKVQDGKMRFILARGIGAAFVSDAVPGPLLRAVLDDALKAR, encoded by the coding sequence ATGAGGGATCAGGTGCATGTGGCGCTGGGCGCGCGCGCCTATGATGTGGTGATCGGCACCGGGCTTCTGGCCGACGCCGGGGGGCTGATCGCGCCACTTCTGCACCGTCCGCGCGTGGCGGTGCTGACCGATGAAACGGTGGCGGGTCTGCATCTGGAAGCCCTGCGCGCCGGGCTGGCGGCGGCAGGGGTATCGATGACCGCGCTGGCGCTACCGCCGGGTGAGGGCACGAAGAACTGGACGCAACTGGGGCGCGCGGCGGAATGGCTTTTGGCCCAGCAGGTAGAGCGGCGCGATATGGTCGTGGCACTGGGCGGCGGCGTGATCGGCGATCTGGCCGGGTTTGCGGCGTCGGTGCTGCGGCGCGGCGTGCGCTTTGTCCAGATTCCCACCAGCCTCCTGGCGCAGGTCGACAGTTCGGTCGGCGGCAAGACCGGGATCAACACGCCGCAGGGCAAGAACCTGATAGGGGCGTTTCACCAGCCGTCGCTGGTGCTGGCGGATATCGACCTGCTCTCGACCATGCCGCCGCGCGACTTTCTGGCCGGATATGGCGAGGTGGTGAAATACGGCCTGTTGGGCGACCTGGCTTTCTTTGAATGGCTGGAGGCGCACGCGCCCGCGATGGCTGCGGGCGACGTGGCGGCACGGCTTCGCGCAGTGACCCGCGCGGTGCAGATGAAGGCAGAAATCGTGGCGCGTGATGAGACCGAACAGGGCGAACGCGCGCTTTTGAATCTGGGCCATACCTTCTGTCACGCGCTGGAGGCGGCGACCGGCTACGACGGGGCGCGGCTGTTGCATGGCGAGGGCGTGGCGATCGGCTGCGCGCTGGCGTTTGATCTGTCGGCGCGCATGGGCCTTTGTGCGCAGGAAACGCCGGGACGGGTGCGCGCGCATCTGCGCGCGATGGGGATGAAGACCGACCTGGGCGATATTCCGGGCGATCTGCCGGGCGCCGGGGACATGATGGCGCTGATGGCGCAGGACAAGAAGGTGCAAGACGGCAAGATGCGCTTCATCCTGGCGCGTGGCATCGGGGCGGCCTTTGTCAGCGATGCGGTGCCGGGGCCGCTGCTGCGCGCGGTGCTCGACGATGCGCTGAAAGCGCGCTGA